From a region of the Kaistia sp. 32K genome:
- the pgeF gene encoding peptidoglycan editing factor PgeF: MKITADLLSDLPGIRHGFFTRRGGVSDGIYASLNCGVGSADERGHVLENRARVTADLGVAADRLATPYQVHSPDVVVVDAVWATGDGPKADAVVTNRPGIAIGVGTADCGPVLFADGEAGVVGAAHAGWKGAFTGVLEATIAAMEGLGARRDRIVAVLGPTISKSAYEVGPEFRARFVEAEADNAAFFTPSPRADHHQFDLPAFIGMRLRAAGVGSVGDLGLCTYADPERFFSYRRTTHAGEPDYGRLLHAIALAA, translated from the coding sequence ATGAAGATCACCGCTGACCTGCTTTCCGACCTCCCCGGCATCCGGCACGGCTTCTTCACCCGTCGCGGCGGCGTTTCCGACGGCATCTATGCAAGCCTGAACTGCGGCGTCGGCTCGGCCGACGAGCGGGGCCATGTGCTGGAAAACCGCGCCCGCGTCACCGCCGACCTCGGCGTGGCGGCGGACAGGCTGGCGACGCCCTACCAGGTGCACAGCCCCGACGTCGTCGTCGTCGACGCGGTCTGGGCGACCGGCGACGGCCCCAAGGCCGACGCGGTGGTGACCAACCGGCCCGGCATCGCGATCGGCGTCGGCACGGCCGATTGCGGCCCCGTCCTGTTCGCCGATGGCGAGGCGGGCGTCGTCGGCGCCGCGCATGCCGGCTGGAAGGGCGCCTTCACCGGCGTGCTGGAGGCGACGATCGCCGCCATGGAAGGCCTCGGCGCCCGCCGCGACCGCATCGTCGCCGTGCTGGGCCCTACGATCTCGAAATCAGCTTATGAGGTCGGCCCCGAATTCCGCGCCCGCTTCGTCGAGGCGGAAGCGGACAACGCCGCCTTCTTCACGCCCTCGCCGCGCGCCGACCACCACCAGTTCGACCTGCCGGCCTTCATCGGCATGCGGCTGCGCGCCGCCGGCGTCGGGTCGGTCGGCGATCTCGGGCTCTGCACCTATGCCGATCCCGAACGCTTCTTCTCCTACCGGCGCACGACACATGCCGGCGAGCCGGATTATGGCCGCCTGCTGCACGCGATCGCCCTCGCCGCATGA